A stretch of the Ananas comosus cultivar F153 linkage group 14, ASM154086v1, whole genome shotgun sequence genome encodes the following:
- the LOC109720313 gene encoding 5'-3' exoribonuclease 3, producing MGVPAFYRWLAEKYPMVVVDVVEEEPVEIEGVKVPVDTSKPNPNGLEFDNLYLDMNGIIHPCFHPDDRPAPTTFDEVFQCMFDYIDRLFVMVRPRKLLYMAIDGVAPRAKMNQQRSRRFRAAKDAADAAAEEERLRQEFEKEGRKLPPKQESQVFDSNVITPGTEFMDVLSVALQYYIHLRLNYDPGWKQIKVMLSDANVPGEGEHKIMSYIRLQRNLPGYNPNTRHCLYGLDADLIMLALATHEVHFSILREIVFTPGQQDKCFLCGRMGHLAADCQGTAKRKAGEFDEKGEDVSIAKKPYQFLNIWTLREYLEYEFRVPNPPIEIDFERIVDDFIFICFFVGNDFLPHMPTLEIREGAINLLMAVYKKEFRAMGGYLTDSSKLNMGRVEHFIQSVGSFEDKIFQKRARLHQRQAERIKREKAQAKRGDDIDPLVRDNHIVPVARYRGSRLASGALPSPYQQSGSSYRSESMISTRKDNQVGQATTAMSVLDIKANQSGTHDSRESNFRAKKVARLSSEGATIGAAIVEAENSLEVEVRENKDNLKAKLKELLREKSDLFNSENPEEDKVKLGEPGWKDRYYEEKFGARTPEEIETIRRDVVLKYTEGLCWVMHYYYEGVCSWQWFYPYHYAPFASDLKDLAQFKIDFVLGSPFKPFDQLMGVFPAASSHALPIHYRRLMSDPNSPIIDFYPTDFEVDMNGKRFSWQGVAKLPFIDEARLLLEIGKVEHTLTDEEARRNSVMFDMLFINGSHPLSPYIYSLVSNYGQLPEKERVEVKEKLDPAASGGMNGYISLCNGDPCPPVFRSPVKGLEDIMDNRVICSIYKLPDPHKHITRPPPGVIFPKKTVSSSDLKPPPVLWHEDNGRRLPENERQNPPGNLSGRQLGEAAHRLVINSLQVGFDRNDSVPRNAPPLLPYNMAVANGIAHPNGQLYPVDHRSQQWPEHPHAHSQFYRPRDQSYNGPNQWNSSSVPVHHHYERSAPSTYERDHHHHHHSHNGRGSYPNSRSRVSVQSYHHQDGSGCSYPPANQPVAPPPVARGPYGQTAPSYNGGYGGYHQSFGPQQWGQPYNNNSNNGRGPQFSQSHQQSTNRYNALDRGSNRRPPPQSGHGRYQGR from the exons ATGGGAGTGCCAGCGTTCTACCGATGGCTCGCGGAGAAGTACCCGATGGTGGTGGTGGacgtggtggaggaggagcccGTGGAGATCGAGGGGGTCAAGGTCCCCGTCGACACCTCCAAGCCCAATCCTAACGGGCTCGAGTTCGACAACCTCTACCTTGACATGAATGGGATCATCCACCCCTGCTTCCACCCTGATGATCGG CCGGCTCCCACCACTTTTGATGAGGTCTTCCAGTGCATGTTTGATTACATTGATAGACTGTTTGTCATGGTCCGCCCTCGAAAGCTTCTATATATGGCGATTG ATGGTGTTGCCCCTAGAGCTAAGATGAACCAGCAGCGCTCGAGACGATTCAGAGCAGCAAAAGATGCAGCTGATGCA GCTGCAGAAGAAGAACGTTTACGACAAGAGTTTGAGAAGGAAGGCAGAAAGCTTCCTCCAAAGCAGGAATCACAAGTCTTTGATTCTAATGTTATTACGCCAGGGACAGAATTTATGGATGTTTTATCGGTAGCATTGCAATATTATATTCACCTGAGATTGAATTATGACCCTGGCTGGAAGCAAATTAAG GTTATGCTATCTGATGCAAATGTTCCTGGCGAAGGGGAGCACAAAATTATGTCATACATTCGCCTTCAACGAAATCTGCCTGGTTATAATCCAAATACTCGACACTGTCTGTATGGTCTG GATGCAGATTTGATCATGTTAGCTCTGGCAACACATGAAGTGCATTTTTCGATATTGAGAGAG ATTGTTTTCACACCTGGACAGCAAGACAAGTGTTTTTTGTGTGGACGGATGGGCCATTTGGCTGCAGATTGCCAGGGaactgcaaaaagaaaagccGGGGAATTTGATGAGAAGGGTGAAGATGTTTCAATTGCAAAAAAACCTTATCAG TTTCTAAATATTTGGACTCTTCGCGAGTATTTGGAGTATGAATTCAGAGTTCCTAATCCTCCCATTGAGATTGACTTTGAGCGGATAGTTGACGATTTCATCTTTATCTGCTTCTTTGTTGGCAATGATTTTCTTCCACACATGCCGACATTGGAAATTCGTGAG GGAGCAATAAATTTGTTAATGGCTGTCTACAAGAAGGAGTTTAGAGCGATGGGTGGCTATTTGACTGACTCTAGCAAG CTAAATATGGGCAGAGTGGAGCATTTTATTCAGTCAGTGGGGTCTTTTGAAGATAAGATATTCCAGAAAAGAGCTCGTTTACACCAG CGTCAAGCAGAAAGAATAAAACGAGAGAAGGCACAAGCAAAAAGAGGTGATGATATAGATCCACTAGTCAGAGACAATCATATAGTTCCAGTTGCTCGCTACCGAGGTTCTCGTCTTGCATCTGGTGCTTTGCCTTCACCATATCAGCAGAGCGGGTCTTCGTACAGGTCAGAAAGTATGATATCTACCAGAAAAGATAACCAAGTTGGACAGGCTACCACTGCAATGTCGGTGCTCGACATTAAAGCTAATCAGAGTGGAACACATGATAGTAGAGAGAGTAATTTTAGAGCCAAAAAGGTGGCACGTTTATCTTCAGAGGGGGCAACTATTGGTGCCGCCATTGTTGAAGCTGAAAATAGTCTTGAAGTAGAA GTTCGTGAAAACAAAGATAATCTGAAAGCAAAGCTCAAAGAACTACTTCGTGAGAAGTCGGATCTTTTTAACTCTGAAAATCCGGAGGAAGACAAG GTGAAACTTGGAGAGCCTGGTTGGAAGGACAGGTACTATGAAGAGAAGTTCGGGGCAAGAACTCCTGAGGAAATTGAAACAATACGAAGAGATGTT GTTTTGAAGTATACGGAAGGCTTGTGTTGGGTGATGCACTATTACTATGAAGGAGTTTGTTCGTGGCAATG GTTTTATCCTTACCATTATGCTCCCTTTGCTTCAGATCTGAAGGATCTGGCTCAGTTTAAAATAGATTTTGTACTTGGTTCACCATTCAAACCATTCGATCAGCTGATGGGGGTATTTCCAGCTGCAAG TTCGCACGCACTTCCCATACACTATAGGCGATTGATGTCAGATCCGAATTCGCCCATTATCGATTTTTATCCAACTG attttgaGGTGGATATGAATGGGAAAAGATTTTCTTGGCAG GGTGTTGCAAAACTGCCTTTCATTGACGAGGCTCGCTTACTCCTTGAGATTGGAAAAGTGGAGCATACTTTGACG GATGAGGAAGCACGGAGGAACAGTGTGATGTTTGACATGCTTTTTATTAATGGATCTCATCCTCTTTCTCCATACATCTATTCCCTTGTAAGCAATTATGGCCAGCTGcctgagaaagagagagttgaaGTCAAAGAAAAGCTGGACCCAGCAGCCAG TGGTGGGATGAATGGGTACATTTCGCTTTGTAATGGAGACCCGTGCCCCCCCGTATTCAGGTCTCCTGTCAAAGGACTGGAAGATATAATGGATAATCGAGTCAT ATGCTCAATATACAAACTTCCGGATCCGCATAAACACATAACCCGACCACCACCTGGTGTTATTTTTCCAAAGAAG ACTGTTAGCTCCAGCGACCTGAAACCGCCACCTGTTCTATGGCATGAAGATAATGGCAGAAGACTGCCTGAAAATGAAAG GCAAAATCCTCCAGGAAATCTATCGGGTCGACAACTGGGAGAAGCTGCCCATCGGCTAGTCATAAACAGTCTCCAGGTTGGTTTTGACCGCAATGACAGTGTACCAAGGAATGCTCCTCCCCTGCTGCCATACAATATGGCAGTAGCAAATGGTATAGCACACCCTAATGGGCAACTTTACCCTGTTGATCATAGATCACAGCAATGGCCCGAGCACCCACATGCTCATTCTCAGTTCTACCGTCCTCGAGACCAGTCGTACAATGGCCCCAATCAGTGGAACTCTTCCTCGGTGCCGGTTCATCATCATTATGAAAGATCAGCACCTTCCACCTATGAAAgagatcatcatcatcaccatcattcCCACAACGGAAGGGGTAGCTACCCCAACtcaagatctagggtttcggtGCAGAGCTACCATCATCAGGACGGTAGTGGCTGTTCGTATCCTCCAGCAAATCAGCCTGTGGCCCCACCCCCTGTGGCTCGTGGGCCATACGGGCAAACTGCACCTTCATACAATGGTGGATACGGGGGATATCACCAGAGCTTTGGACCGCAGCAATGGGGGCAAccctataataataatagtaacaaTGGAAGAGGCCCTCAGTTTAGTCAATCGCACCAACAAAGTACGAACCGTTACAATGCTTTGGACAGAGGGTCGAACCGAAGGCCGCCTCCCCAGTCAGGTCATGGCCGCTACCAGGGTCGGTAA
- the LOC109720407 gene encoding fatty acid desaturase 4, chloroplastic isoform X2 produces the protein MYALTPRCHLSSLPRFSPACRVVTTSRPPPLPPPPAVSVATTSSSQFGGPADPSSLRSTWPHRAWVATGSATVIASLVKSVSVAAACGAAVEPLLGAVLGYLLADLGTGVYHWAIDNYGGPSTPVFGAQIEGFQGHHKYPYTITRREFANNLHALARAVTFTVPPIQFLISGDGSMAAAAHAFVGVCAGCIMLSQQFHAWAHEKKGRLPPAVAALQEAGVLVSRAEHAAHHRPPYNSNYCIVSGACNRALDESRVFEAMEMVVFFRFGVRPRSWSEPASERKEQTARIAGKD, from the exons ATGTACGCCCTCACACCGCGCTGCCACCTCTCCAGCCTCCCGCGCTTCTCCCCTGCGTGTCGCGTTGTCACGACTTCTCGCCCCccgccactgccgccgccgccagcaGTATCGGTCGCGACAACCTCTAGTTCTCAATTCGGCGGCCCCGCCGACCCCTCATCGTTGCGTTCGACGTGGCCGCACCGTGCATGGGTGGCGACCGGGTCCGCCACCGTGATCGCCTCGTTGGTCAAATCCGTCTCCGTCGCTGCAGCCTGCGGCGCAGCCGTGGAGCCCCTCCTCGGCGCCGTGCTCGGGTACTTGCTCGCCGACCTCGGCACCGGCGTCTATCACTGGGCCATCGACAACTACGGCGGCCCGTCGACCCCAGTTTTCGGGGCACAGATAGAAGGGTTTCAAGGCCACCACAAGTATCCCTACACCATCACCCGCCGAGAGTTCGCCAACAACTTGCACGCCCTCGCACGCGCCGTCACCTTCACCGTCCCGCCCATCCAATTTTTAATTTCTG GGGATGGTAGCATGGCAGCGGCAGCACACGCGTTTGTGGGCGTGTGCGCGGGGTGCATCATGCTGAGCCAGCAGTTCCATGCATGGGCCCACGAGAAGAAGGGGCGGCTGCCGCCGGCGGTGGCAGCACTTCAGGAGGCCGGAGTGCTGGTGTCGCGGGCGGAGCATGCGGCTCACCATCGGCCACCGTACAACAGCAACTACTGCATAGTGAGCGGGGCATGCAATCGGGCGCTGGACGAGTCGAGGGTGTTCGAGGCCATGGAGATGGTGGTATTCTTCAGGTTTGGTGTGCGGCCGCGGTCGTGGAGCGAGCCGGCATCAGAGCGGAAGGAGCAAACTGCTCGTATTGCCGGTAAAGATTAA
- the LOC109720407 gene encoding fatty acid desaturase 4, chloroplastic isoform X1 codes for MYALTPRCHLSSLPRFSPACRVVTTSRPPPLPPPPAVSVATTSSSQFGGPADPSSLRSTWPHRAWVATGSATVIASLVKSVSVAAACGAAVEPLLGAVLGYLLADLGTGVYHWAIDNYGGPSTPVFGAQIEGFQGHHKYPYTITRREFANNLHALARAVTFTVPPIQFLISGISIGDGSMAAAAHAFVGVCAGCIMLSQQFHAWAHEKKGRLPPAVAALQEAGVLVSRAEHAAHHRPPYNSNYCIVSGACNRALDESRVFEAMEMVVFFRFGVRPRSWSEPASERKEQTARIAGKD; via the exons ATGTACGCCCTCACACCGCGCTGCCACCTCTCCAGCCTCCCGCGCTTCTCCCCTGCGTGTCGCGTTGTCACGACTTCTCGCCCCccgccactgccgccgccgccagcaGTATCGGTCGCGACAACCTCTAGTTCTCAATTCGGCGGCCCCGCCGACCCCTCATCGTTGCGTTCGACGTGGCCGCACCGTGCATGGGTGGCGACCGGGTCCGCCACCGTGATCGCCTCGTTGGTCAAATCCGTCTCCGTCGCTGCAGCCTGCGGCGCAGCCGTGGAGCCCCTCCTCGGCGCCGTGCTCGGGTACTTGCTCGCCGACCTCGGCACCGGCGTCTATCACTGGGCCATCGACAACTACGGCGGCCCGTCGACCCCAGTTTTCGGGGCACAGATAGAAGGGTTTCAAGGCCACCACAAGTATCCCTACACCATCACCCGCCGAGAGTTCGCCAACAACTTGCACGCCCTCGCACGCGCCGTCACCTTCACCGTCCCGCCCATCCAATTTTTAATTTCTG GTATATCAATAGGGGATGGTAGCATGGCAGCGGCAGCACACGCGTTTGTGGGCGTGTGCGCGGGGTGCATCATGCTGAGCCAGCAGTTCCATGCATGGGCCCACGAGAAGAAGGGGCGGCTGCCGCCGGCGGTGGCAGCACTTCAGGAGGCCGGAGTGCTGGTGTCGCGGGCGGAGCATGCGGCTCACCATCGGCCACCGTACAACAGCAACTACTGCATAGTGAGCGGGGCATGCAATCGGGCGCTGGACGAGTCGAGGGTGTTCGAGGCCATGGAGATGGTGGTATTCTTCAGGTTTGGTGTGCGGCCGCGGTCGTGGAGCGAGCCGGCATCAGAGCGGAAGGAGCAAACTGCTCGTATTGCCGGTAAAGATTAA
- the LOC109720406 gene encoding uncharacterized protein LOC109720406 — MASTPLPISNSLATAASLRHPSPLLLNPKSRPYPHLLSPRSSKGVAFTRVPTRKPSSFGVPYRFSSRRGLGFVPFFGNNGGGESSEGEVVDEADAARGQSTLPERFRYLTKEVPDRPVRWPWIIALGFLVYAWRTVLWELGNWKKATLAVISFFSYLSKFVLAFIFRFIGDPLTGLIRCVEFTLYSLRYIYSSIVAFAPVPELTRIILFSSAVLAIAEATVPESVERQQFILSLSGLIAFGAVSGYILEIFFWFFLCSFFLYSYFFRKRDAVSAALPSAAVLVAVGEPWVRILVFCLYLSLAIFQYSKSSEIQRTEVSGSVRKPPVPLQVAALSIGIHVAAKWIRHRHLTWMIA; from the exons ATGGCTTCAACTCCTCTTCCCATCTCCAACTCCCTCGCCACGGCGGCTTCCCTCCGCCACCCTTCGCCTCTGCTCTTAAACCCTAAATCTAGGCCTTATCCTCATTTGCTAAGCCCCCGTTCTTCGAAAGGTGTCGCCTTTACTCGTGTCCCCACTCGAAAACCCTCCTCTTTTGGAGTTCCATATCGGTTTTCTTCTAGAAGGGGTCTAGGGTTTGTTCCCTTCTTTGGGAATAATGGAGGAGGGGAGTCCTCCGAGGGTGAGGTTGTGGATGAGGCCGATGCAGCAAGGGGGCAGAGCACGTTGCCGGAGAGGTTCCGGTACCTGACTAAGGAGGTTCCCGATCGACCTGTGAGGTGGCCATGGATAATTG CCCTGGGCTTCCTTGTTTATGCTTGGCGAACTGTTTTATGGGAACTCGGCAATTGGAAGAAAGCGACACTGGCCGTCATAAGTTTCTTTTCGTACCTATCCAAATTTGTTCTAGCCTTTATATTTCGTTTTATCGGTGACCCGCTAACCGGTCTCATTCGATGTGTTGAGTTCACTCTCTACTCTCTTCGATACATCTACTCCAGCATTGTTGCATTTGCTCCTGTTCCAGAACTCACCAGGATTATTCTATTCTCGTCGGCTGTATTGGCTATTGCCGAAGCTACAGTTCCCGAATCAGTAGAGAGACAACAGTTTATCCTCTCGCTATCAGGGCTTATTGCATTTGGCGCCGTGAGTGGGTACATTCTGGAGATTTTCTTTTGGTTCTTTCTCTGCAGTTTCTTCTTGTATTCTTACTTCTTCCGGAAGAGAGATGCTGTTTCAGCTGCCTTACCGTCTGCTGCCGTCTTGGTAGCTGTTGGCGAACCTTGGGTGAGAATTCTAGTGTTTTGTTTATACCTGTCTCTTGCTATTTTTCAGTATTCGAAGTCATCAGAAATTCAGAGGACGGAAGTTTCCGGAAGTGTCAGGAAACCTCCAGTGCCTCTGCAGGTTGCCGCTCTGTCTATAGGGATTCATGTAGCTGCCAAGTGGATCAGACACCGGCATCTAACATGGATGATAGCGTAA